The Streptococcus sp. oral taxon 431 nucleotide sequence TCGCAATCAAGGTTTGAAAGTTGACGATATTTAAAAGTGCTGTTTCAACCAACTGACACTGCGCCAAAGGTCCTTCCACTTGAACAATCGGTTCATTAGCAAATACTAAGTCCCCTTCCTGAGCAGAACGTACCGTCAACTCCAACTTGAGACTACGCAGATATTCCAAGAAGGCGCCATGATAACCAAGTGATTCCAAATAAGCTATATCGCTATCTGAGAAACGCAAGTTTTCAAGGTATTTTACAATTCGTTCCAAACCTGCAAATACAGCATAACCATTTTTAAACGGTTGTTGGCGGAAATAAACTTCAAAAACTGCTTTCTTGTTATGAATTCCTTGGTCGAAGTAAACCTGCATCATGTTAATCTGATACAAATCTGTGTGCAATGTTAAACTGTCATCTGGGTACATATACTGTCCTTCTTCCTTATTTGTAAAAAGATGAAAATGTTTCTTCTTTTCTCATAAATTAGTACTATTATAACACATTTTATCGATATTGATAAAAAGCTAACAAGCTACTCTATGCTCTCGAGCTCATCCATATCTTTTTCATACTTCTTCTGAGCCCATTGACCATAGCTTTTCAAGCCTAAATTTCCAATAAAGACCCAAGGAAGATAAAAGATATAAGTAAATACCCAAGCAGAAAGGTATTTAACGTTCAAAGGATTGTGCTGATAAATTTCTATGTTGAACTGGTAGTTTTGTAGCATTAAGATAGCTGTAATCACTAGAGTTAATAACAGGCATCCCAAAATCCTAAAATGAAAGCGACTATAGTAGGTCACACCCAAATCTCGAGCACGGCCGAAAAAGTAAAAATTCCCTATGATGATAATAACGAGAAGCATGCTGGGATTAAAAAGGCTTGGTGCTAACACCGATATGATATAAGCTAGAAACAACAATCCGATAGAGATATGAAAACTCTCTGCCCATGCTTTATTCATCAGTTGTTCTTCTCTTTCGTCTAGTAATTGATAATAATAAAATCTATTTTTCATCTTCTTCCTCCCAAAATAATTGATCTAGAGTTTTCCCTAAGCATCTACAAATGGATTGGCAAAGTGAAAGCGAAGGATTGTACTTTCCAGCTTCTATCAAGCCGATAGTCTGCCTAGTGACACCCACAGCTTCTGCCAAGTCACCTTGTGTCATATCAAGCTCTACTCGAGCGAGTTTTAATTTTAAATTCTTAGCCACTTCTTACCTCCTCCTTAATTTTAAAAGTCGCGCTTCTTTTTCAACTTTATTATATCATATATTTTACATTATGCAATATATATATGTCATTTTGTGTTTTTTTTTACAAAAAAACTCTACCACTTACATGATAGAGAGTTCTATGTTTACAAATCTTTTTGATAATAGTGTCTTTGTCCAGTGTAGGGATAATCTTTTAAGGTAAAGACTTCCTTGTAGCCCTGCTTTTGATAAAAGGCTGGCGCTTGAAACTGATATGTATTCACAAAAGCAAAGCGACAGTTTCTCTTCTTAGCTTCACTCTCTGCTTGCTGCAATAGTTGGGAGCCGATTCCTTGTCCTCGCAAATCCTCTTTCACAAATAAATACTCAATTTCTAACCAATTCCCGAAAGTCTCTGCTACTAAGCCAGCCATAAGTTGACCATGATCATTTTCGACATAAAGGTTTAGTGGCTCACTATCAGCTGCTTCTCTCTTAGAACGATTATAGGAGCGAATCAAATCCCCTATTTCCTGCGCTTTCTGAGACTCTGTATTATCCAATCTAATGTGCATCAAAACCTCCTCAAAGACACTCACGCCTTGATTATATTCCTATTTTGAAGAACTGTCAAACTAAAAAAACTCACCAACCTAGGTTGATGAGAGTAAAACTTATTTTCTAAATTTCCATTGGCTATAAATACCAAATGCGACAATCCAGATAGCTGAACCTCTAGCTCCCATTACAGTTGATTCTTGTAAGAAGAGTGTTCCGAATACAAAGATAAAGAAGAGCATGGTCAGAGGATTTAGCAAGCGGTATTGAGGCATGAGATAGCCATTTGCCATAAAGTCTTTAGACTTGCGATACTTGAGATGGGCTACCATAATCAAGATGTAGATGGCGATATAAACACCTGATGAAGAAGCTGTAATCAAAGCAAAGGCGTCTGATACGCCAGGAAGTACATTGATGAAGGCAGCAAAACCAATCAATACGGCAGAAGCAATGATAGCATTCTGAGGAACGTTGTGGCGTGAAAGTGTATCTGCCTTAATAGCTTTCAAGAAACGATTTGGTGAATCATGGGCAATTTGGTACAAGTGACGACCTGTTGAGTAAAGGGTTGAATTCAAGGCTGACGCTGCTGAAGTCAAAACTACAAAGTTAATTAAAGCTGCAGCCCACTTAAGACCAACAAGTTCAAACACTGTCACAAATGGTGAATCTGTTGCAGAAAGTTCACGCCAAGGAATAATAGACATGATGGCTAAGAGAGCTCCACCGTAGAAAAAGATAATTCGCAAAGGAATTTCCTTAACAGCCTTAGGCAATACTTTTCGAGGATCCTTGGTTTCAGATGTTGTAACACCGATAAACTCAATCATCAAGTAAGCAAAGAAAACCATTTGAAAGGCCATGACAAAGTTCATACCTCCATTTGGGAAAAGGGAGAAATGATCACTGATATTGGCAAGGCTTGCTGAACCATAAGGCGTTTCAAAGCCAGTCAAAACTAGAAAAACACCTGTTGCAATCATGGCAAGAATGGCCACAATTTTAATCATAGCAAACCAAAATTCCACCTCACCAAAGATTTTAACAGCAATCAAGTTCACCAATCCGAGTATTGTCAGAAATACAACCTGAATCAACCAAGATGGCCAAGATGGAAACCAAAACTGAACATAGTGAGCAATAGCCGTAATCTCGGCCATTCCTATAAAGACTACTGAGAGCCAATATGACCAGACTGAGAAGTAACCCCATCCCTGACCAAGATAACGCGTAATAAAGTTGATAAAGGTGTGTTGCTCCGGATCTTGGTACAACATTTCCCCGATAGCGCGCATCATAAGATACATGAAGCCACCCGTAATCATATATACCAATACAATCGAGGGTCCTGTTAAACTAATGGAGCGACCTGCCCCGAGAAATAATCCTGTCCCGATTGTACCAGCAATGGCCATAACCTGAACATGGCGATTGGTTAACCCACGTTCCATTTTATTTTTCTTTTTGTACTTATTTTCTGAATTCATATAGTCTCCTCTAGTTTTTAGAATTAAGAAAAGGAGCGATGGGAAGCGCTTTCCCTATATCTACTCCTTCTTTTCATTCCTATTAAACTGTTTTTTCTACTTTTAAGATTTTAACATCATAGCTTCCTACAGGTGTTTCAATTGTAGCAGTATCACCTGTTTTCTTACCAATCAAGGCTTGCCCAATTGGGCTTTCATTTGATACTTTACCTGCAAAGGCATCGGCACCCGCTGATCCCACGATGATATATACTTCTTCGTCGTCTTCACCAATTTCTTGGATAGTGACTGTTTTCCCGATAGCAACTTCATCTTGAGCAACCGCATCGCTATTGACAATTTCAGCATAACGAATTTTTGTTTCCAAGCTAGAGATTTGTCCTTCAACGAAGGCTTGCTCGTCCTTAGCTGCTTCATACTCACTATTTTCTGACAAGTCACCGTATGAACGCGCAATCTTGATGCGTTCTACAACTTCTGGACGACGAACTAGTTTCAACTCTTCTAATTCTTTTTCGAGTTTTTCCTTTTCTTCAAGGGTCATTGGATATGTTTTTTCTGCCATTTTTCTCAACTTTCTTTTGAATAAATTTAAATTTCTTTAGGTAGTAAAGCAAAATTATGTGGTAAACCACATAATTTTACAATGAAGACAAAGTCTTTTTAGAGCTTTCCTTAAATGATTTTAGTCAGTATCGATCTTTTAAAACCTGTGCCTAAACCTAATGATTCTATCACTTCTAGACTCAGGTTCAAATAAGAGGTAAGTTTTTACTTTCGCAATTTCCGAACGCCTAAAACTTATAGATTTCAGGCGTTTCTGATCATAGAGGAAAGACTGGTGTGACTTGCTATTCCTGTAAAAAGAAGAGATTCTCTTCTACATTCACGGCTTTAATAGCAAATCTTGTTCCAAGAGTTAGTTTGAACTACTTGATTGTGTTAGTTTACTGTTGACATGCTCTGCAACGTTTCGATCATGTTCTTCTCGTGTCGTTGCAAAGTAAACCTTGCCATCTTGTACGTTGGCTACAAAGTAGAGATTGTCACTCTTAGTTTGATTGATACTTGCTTCAATTGCATCAAGACTTGGACTGTCTACTGGGCCAGGCATTAAGCCAAGGTTTGTATAAACATTATATGGTGAATTGATTGTTGTATCAATTGCTGCATCATCTGCCAAGCTAATATTTTGTCCTAGCTTACCTTCTGCATAGAGAATAGCAATATTACTCTGAAGTGGCATACCAAGGTTCAAACGATTATAGAAAACTCCAGCAATTAGCTTACGATCATCAGTTTTCAACCCTTCTTTTTCCACAAGTGATGCAATGGTGAGGAGTTCATTCACTGTCAAATTCTTTTCTTTGATTGCAGTATAATGCCCTGACAAGTTTTGGTCCATAGCTGCCACCATTTCATCAATCAAGCTTTCAACAGTTGTGCTTTCTTTGATGCTATATGTTGCTGGGAAAAGATAACCTTCTAAACGGTAACGAACACCACTTTCTTTAGTTGGTAGACTTTCGAGAAGGGTTGGATATTTAGCAACTAATTGAGAGATGAAGGTTTCATCTTGAACTTTTGCCAGGAAGGCATCCGCAGTCAAGGGTTCTTTAAACTCTCCTTGAAGCTGACCAACCGTTTGTGCGATTTGATCAAGGGTATAACCTTCAGGGATTGTAAGATTTGCAAGTGCAACCTCTTGAGGTTGAGGAGTTCCACCCTTTTGTAATTCTTTGATGATATCATCTGTACTCATGCTCTTTTGCAAATTGTAGTAACCAGATTTTAAATCAGAATAGTCTTTATACTTAGCATAAAGGCTAAAGATAAACCCGTGTTTTACCAATCCAGAGTTCTCTAATGTATCACCAATTTGCTGAAGATTAGCTCCTTCTGGAATCTGAACCGTGACATACTGTTTTGAATTTGCATCAACTGGTTGGAGTGCAGATTCGACATAACGGTAACCAAAGAAACCACCCACACCTAGTAAAACCAATAAAACAAATACTGTTACGAAAAATCCTTTCAAGCGTGATTTTTTCTTTTTCTTGATTGGTTTCACTGACTCTTTACGACTTCTTCTAGGAAGTTCAGTTCCAGTTTCAACTGGAGCAACTGGTTCTTGACTTGGAGTTTCTTTTGCAAGAACTGTTGGTTTCGGTTGAGGTTTAATATTCTTTCTAGCAGGACTTGGTTTGGCCTGATTCGTACGATAAGAAACTGGAATCCTTGTCGAAATAGCATTGAACTCTTTCTCTTCTTCCGCTGGTTGAGCAGGTTCAAGAGGCTTGACGGATTCAACAGCTTCCGTTGATGGTAGAGGATCTGGAGCTACAGTTGGCTCTGAAGCTACAGAAGTTTCAACTGAATCATCTTGTAAAACTGGACGTGGTGGAACTGCTGGAGCATTAGCAAGCAATTCATCCACTAGTGAAACAGAATTGGCCATCAAGTCTTCTACAGAAGGTTCTTCCACTGGTTTTTCCGCTTCTGAACTATTACTTAAATTTGAAAACAAATCATCGTTACTACTTTTAGTATTCGCGATGCCGTCTTCTCTTTTTAATCTTTCTAAATCTCTTAAAATTTGTTCTTTAAAACTTAAC carries:
- a CDS encoding DUF6773 family protein, encoding MKNRFYYYQLLDEREEQLMNKAWAESFHISIGLLFLAYIISVLAPSLFNPSMLLVIIIIGNFYFFGRARDLGVTYYSRFHFRILGCLLLTLVITAILMLQNYQFNIEIYQHNPLNVKYLSAWVFTYIFYLPWVFIGNLGLKSYGQWAQKKYEKDMDELESIE
- a CDS encoding helix-turn-helix transcriptional regulator — translated: MAKNLKLKLARVELDMTQGDLAEAVGVTRQTIGLIEAGKYNPSLSLCQSICRCLGKTLDQLFWEEEDEK
- a CDS encoding GNAT family N-acetyltransferase, with product MHIRLDNTESQKAQEIGDLIRSYNRSKREAADSEPLNLYVENDHGQLMAGLVAETFGNWLEIEYLFVKEDLRGQGIGSQLLQQAESEAKKRNCRFAFVNTYQFQAPAFYQKQGYKEVFTLKDYPYTGQRHYYQKDL
- a CDS encoding amino acid permease, which translates into the protein MNSENKYKKKNKMERGLTNRHVQVMAIAGTIGTGLFLGAGRSISLTGPSIVLVYMITGGFMYLMMRAIGEMLYQDPEQHTFINFITRYLGQGWGYFSVWSYWLSVVFIGMAEITAIAHYVQFWFPSWPSWLIQVVFLTILGLVNLIAVKIFGEVEFWFAMIKIVAILAMIATGVFLVLTGFETPYGSASLANISDHFSLFPNGGMNFVMAFQMVFFAYLMIEFIGVTTSETKDPRKVLPKAVKEIPLRIIFFYGGALLAIMSIIPWRELSATDSPFVTVFELVGLKWAAALINFVVLTSAASALNSTLYSTGRHLYQIAHDSPNRFLKAIKADTLSRHNVPQNAIIASAVLIGFAAFINVLPGVSDAFALITASSSGVYIAIYILIMVAHLKYRKSKDFMANGYLMPQYRLLNPLTMLFFIFVFGTLFLQESTVMGARGSAIWIVAFGIYSQWKFRK
- the greA gene encoding transcription elongation factor GreA, translating into MAEKTYPMTLEEKEKLEKELEELKLVRRPEVVERIKIARSYGDLSENSEYEAAKDEQAFVEGQISSLETKIRYAEIVNSDAVAQDEVAIGKTVTIQEIGEDDEEVYIIVGSAGADAFAGKVSNESPIGQALIGKKTGDTATIETPVGSYDVKILKVEKTV
- the mltG gene encoding endolytic transglycosylase MltG gives rise to the protein MSENSREEEKLSFKEQILRDLERLKREDGIANTKSSNDDLFSNLSNSSEAEKPVEEPSVEDLMANSVSLVDELLANAPAVPPRPVLQDDSVETSVASEPTVAPDPLPSTEAVESVKPLEPAQPAEEEKEFNAISTRIPVSYRTNQAKPSPARKNIKPQPKPTVLAKETPSQEPVAPVETGTELPRRSRKESVKPIKKKKKSRLKGFFVTVFVLLVLLGVGGFFGYRYVESALQPVDANSKQYVTVQIPEGANLQQIGDTLENSGLVKHGFIFSLYAKYKDYSDLKSGYYNLQKSMSTDDIIKELQKGGTPQPQEVALANLTIPEGYTLDQIAQTVGQLQGEFKEPLTADAFLAKVQDETFISQLVAKYPTLLESLPTKESGVRYRLEGYLFPATYSIKESTTVESLIDEMVAAMDQNLSGHYTAIKEKNLTVNELLTIASLVEKEGLKTDDRKLIAGVFYNRLNLGMPLQSNIAILYAEGKLGQNISLADDAAIDTTINSPYNVYTNLGLMPGPVDSPSLDAIEASINQTKSDNLYFVANVQDGKVYFATTREEHDRNVAEHVNSKLTQSSSSN